The window GTCGGGGGCCCGGCCGATCTCGGTCTCGAAGGAGCGCAGGTAGTCGCGGGTGTGCGCGATCGCCGTGGTGTCGGTGGGCGCGTCGGCGGTCCGGTGGCCCGCCACCACGAACTCCGGCTCCAGCGCCTCCATGCCGTCCAGCAGGTCGATCCAGGCACCCCGCTGCGCCGGGGTCGGGGTGTCGGCGGTCCAGACGTGCAGGCCCTCGAAGAGCAGGACCCCGCCGAGGAGCGCCCGGTGGTGGTGCTGCCAGAGGTAGTGCCGGTCCGGCAGGTGGAAGTCGGCGCCGCGCAGTTCGAACCGGTGTCCCTCGAAGACGAGCTCGTCACCGTGCAGCGGCTCCGGCCGCACCAGGCGGGTCGGCAGCTCCGGTCCGAGGTGCGCCCAGGCCTTGAGCTTGCCCTCGTAGGACTCCTGGATGTGCTCGACGGTGGACGCCGTGGCCAGGAACCGCGCCTGCGGGAAGGCGTCCTGCACCTCCTGCGCGCCGAAGTAGAAGTCCGGGTCGCCGTGGCTGACGAACACCGTGGTCAGCCGCTTGCCCGAGGCCCGGATCCGGTCGACCAGCCGGCGCCCGTCGGAGCGGGTGAACCCGGCGTCCACCAGCAGGGCGTCGTCGGGCCCGGTCACCAGCACGGAGGTCTTGTTGAGCGAGCTGTCGGGGCTGTCGATGACCTCGAAGTCGAGTGAGCTCATGCGGGTGTCCTTCCTCGGGCCGGGCCGGCCGCCGTGCAGCGCGCGCGTCGCCGCCCAGCATCGGCGACCGGAGCGCGGCCCGCACCTCGGGCGGGAGCCGGACCGCTCACCGGCCCCGCGGGTCGGGGCGGCTCCAGAGGGTGAGGTCGCTGCTGGTGGCCACGGCCAGGGTCCGCCCCGAGGGGGAGAACCCGGCGGCGCGGAAGGTCGACCAGGAGGAGTGGAACACCTGCCACCAGGTCTCGCCGTGGTCGCCGGTGTACGGTCCGCCGCCGGTGCAGAGCAGGACCCGCTCGTTGGGCCATTCCGGGACGAGCACCTCGACGTGCCAGCCGTCGTCGGTACCGGTGTGCAGGCCGCCGCCGTGGAGGCCGGCCACCGGGACGCGGACGTCGGCGACCGGGCCGATGCCGGGGCAGGCGAGGTCCGGACCGTCCGGCTCCTCCTCGGGGTCGTACACCCGGGCGATCTTCTCGCCGGTCGTCGCGTCGAAGAGGCCGTGCCCGGCGGTCGAGACCGCCAGGACGAGGTCGTGGCCGGTGGCCGGGTCGGTGGCGAAGCCGATCCCGAGCAGCCCGCCGACCGCGATCATGCCGGGACCGACGGGCTGCCAGGGCGCCGGCGGCGGCGTGACGGTGGCGGCGAGGAAGCGGTCGCGGAGCTGCTGCTGGAAGACGGTGACGGCCATGGGGGGATCCTCCCACCGCCGACCGGTCACCCCGGCGGAGCCAGCCTGGTCACCGCCCCGGCCGCGAGCAGGGTGGCGGCCGCCAGCGCGGGCCAGAGCACGCCCGGCCCGGCGGCCAGCAGCGCGGTCAGCACGGCCGGGGCCAGCGCGCGGCCGACGCCCGTCGACAGCTCCCAGCGGGCGAGCGCCCGCCCGAGCAGCCGGGGCGGCGCGACGGCGGCGACCAGGGCCGTCCCCGAGCCGCTGTAGAGGATCTCGCCCAGCGTGAACAGCACCGAGACGGCCGCCACGGTGGCCGCACCAGCGGTGCCGCCGATCGCCCACGCCGCCCAGAAACCCAGGTAGGAGAGCGCCAGGACCGCTCCGGCGGAGGCCAGCACGGCCCGTCGCGAACGGCGGGCGAGCCGGAGCACGATCGCGAGCTGAAGCGTGATCACCAGCACGGTGTTGCCCACGAACACCCCGGAGGACCAGGCCGGGGACGCGTGCAGATGGAGGACCAGCAGCGCGGGCAGGGCGACCTCCAGGACGTCGAAGCAGAACGCGTAGGGGAGGGCGGCGATGCTGAGCAGGCCGATCCGGCGCAGCACCGGAGCCGCGGCGGAGCCGGCCGTCGGGTCGGGGGCCCGGTCGGCGGCCAGGGCCGGGTCCGGTGCGGTGGCCGGTGCGGGGCTCGGGGCAGCCGCGGCGCCGGGGTCGGTGACCCGGAGCGAGTGCACCAGCGCCGCCGCGACCAGGCACGCGGCGGCCGTCGCCCCGGCCAGCAGCCGGATCGCGCCCGACCCGCCGGTCACCGCCAGGGTGGCGAGCAGCGCGCCCGCACCCAGACCCGCGTTGCGCAGCGTCCGCCCGGCGGCCAGCGCGGCGTCCCGGGTGCGCCCCTCGGTGAGGGTGCTGACCAGCGCCGCGTGGGTGGTCGGCCAGTTCTGGCCGCCGATGCCGAGCAGCACGGCGGCCGCCGTGAACCCGCCGAGGCCGTCCGCGGACAGCAGCACCACCGAGCCCACCGCCCTGATCAGCAGGGTCGCCGCCGCCGGGAGGCTGCGCGCGCCGCGGTCGATCCAGCGGCCGGTCAGCGGGAGCACCAGCAGGCCCGCCAGCAGACCGGCGGAGAGCGCGAGGCCGACCGTGCCCGCGCCGAGCCGC of the Kitasatospora sp. NBC_01246 genome contains:
- a CDS encoding MBL fold metallo-hydrolase; translated protein: MSSLDFEVIDSPDSSLNKTSVLVTGPDDALLVDAGFTRSDGRRLVDRIRASGKRLTTVFVSHGDPDFYFGAQEVQDAFPQARFLATASTVEHIQESYEGKLKAWAHLGPELPTRLVRPEPLHGDELVFEGHRFELRGADFHLPDRHYLWQHHHRALLGGVLLFEGLHVWTADTPTPAQRGAWIDLLDGMEALEPEFVVAGHRTADAPTDTTAIAHTRDYLRSFETEIGRAPDAAAAKEALEHRYPGLGMALAVDLGTKVAKGEMVWG
- a CDS encoding MFS transporter codes for the protein MNQLQQKSRSAEASARAGRPPGPTAARPGPAALLALLTAAGGLRYATALLVDALGTGLLRPFMLLYGIGVLRLGAGTVGLALSAGLLAGLLVLPLTGRWIDRGARSLPAAATLLIRAVGSVVLLSADGLGGFTAAAVLLGIGGQNWPTTHAALVSTLTEGRTRDAALAAGRTLRNAGLGAGALLATLAVTGGSGAIRLLAGATAAACLVAAALVHSLRVTDPGAAAAPSPAPATAPDPALAADRAPDPTAGSAAAPVLRRIGLLSIAALPYAFCFDVLEVALPALLVLHLHASPAWSSGVFVGNTVLVITLQLAIVLRLARRSRRAVLASAGAVLALSYLGFWAAWAIGGTAGAATVAAVSVLFTLGEILYSGSGTALVAAVAPPRLLGRALARWELSTGVGRALAPAVLTALLAAGPGVLWPALAAATLLAAGAVTRLAPPG